A window from Drosophila nasuta strain 15112-1781.00 chromosome 3, ASM2355853v1, whole genome shotgun sequence encodes these proteins:
- the LOC132790336 gene encoding uncharacterized protein LOC132790336, translating into MSPDEAEFARELLMNSLETLKTVGLIRETHESEYTLFQFSKSNKKRSKEKVAKRPGRPKKLKLSEELENSDESEETLPEIVCISCRTALEEFKKSANIVKEECSLQINTDNNTEYTGRKWQFQMPEPIPSANEHEA; encoded by the coding sequence ATGAGCCCCGACGAAGCCGAATTTGCAAGAGAACTATTAATGAATTCATTGGAAACTCTCAAGACAGTTGGTCTGATAAGGGAAACGCATGAATCGGAATATACGCTCTTTCAGTTCtccaaatcaaataaaaaacggAGCAAAGAAAAAGTTGCTAAACGCCCTGGTCGACCCAAGAAACTCAAGCTGTCCGAGGAGTTGGAAAATAGTGATGAATCTGAAGAAACTCTTCCGGAAATCGTCTGCATTAGCTGTCGTACGGCTCTGGAGGAGTTTAAAAAGTCCGCTAACATTGTTAAAGAAGAATGTTCGCTACAAATAAATACCGATAACAATACGGAATACACAGGTCGCAAATGGCAGTTCCAGATGCCAGAACCAATTCCTTCGGCAAACGAGCATGAGGCttag
- the LOC132790875 gene encoding cell death protein hid yields the protein MAVPFYLPEGGNDDIASSSAGTSGISSSSSSSASSSSTSSSSASGSSAASSSSSSSSSSSSSSSSGVSSDGASSIASQSPNTTSSATQTPMPSPLTMPNDQVLTALCEWYQQHLHQRYQFNGNATAPHIFQYPTPPSPSCSMAQSPSYTGPDFFFAHPGVSASHLAHPRTPRTSVSFAAGEEIPYFRSPAYPAPSTPQPMPRQPPAPQSAPPLHYSHSYPQQSTHLLPHHPASSGSISVSSSTQYGGHPLPVGAYYATYTPPPTPNTANASTSTPSSSSYLRHGHGLGLASTPLAPSGPKMRLHRSQSDAARRKRQTSTGEDEREYQSDHETSWDERDDRYDNFTAGRERLQEFNGRIPPRKKKNSGNGNPNNNQSHNESPESEENNSEQRDATEKEKKKQQSFTWPTVVTVFVLAMGCGFFAAR from the exons atggccGTGCCCTTTTATCTGCCCGAGGGCGGCAACGATGACATTGCCTCGAGTTCAGCGGGCACCTCGGGcatctcctcctcctcctcctcctccgcgtcgtcgtcgtctacTTCATCATCGTCGGCATCCGGCTCGTCGGcagcatcatcgtcatcgtcctcctcttcgtcctcctcctcctcttcctcgtCGGGTGTTTCGTCGGATGGCGCCAGCAGCATCGCCTCACAGTCCCCAAACACAACGAGCTCGGCCACGCAGACGCCGATGCCATCGCCATTGACAATGCCCAACGACCAAGTGCTGACCGCCCTCTGTGAATGGTATCAACAGCATCTCCATCAACGCTACCAGTTCAATGGCAATGCCACGG CTCCGCACATTTTCCAGTACCCGACGCCGCCGAGTCCCTCGTGTTCGATGGCTCAGTCACCGAGCTACACGGGCCCCGACTTCTTCTTCGCCCACCCCGGTGTCTCGGCCTCGCATTTGGCACATCCCCGCACACCGCGCACCAGCGTGAGCTTTGCGGCCGGCGAGGAGATCCCCTACTTCCGGTCGCCAGCATATCCGGCGCCATCGACACCACAGCCAATGCCACGACAACCGCCGGCGCCGCAGTCGGCGCCACCGTTGCACTACAGTCACAGCTATCCACAGCAATCGACACACTTGCTGCCCCATCATCCGGCCTCCTCTGGCTCCATCTCCGTCTCCTCATCGACACAATACGGCGGTCATCCGCTGCCCGTTGGCGCCTACTATGCCACCTACACGCCGCCACCGACACCGAACACGGCGAATGCTTCCACCTCGACGCCCAGCTCATCGTCGTATCTACGGCACGGTCATGGCTTAGGGCTGGCTTCGACTCCACTGGCGCCAAGCGGTCCCAAGATGCGATTGCATCGCAGCCAATCGGATGCGGCCAGACG CAAGCGACAGACCTCGACGGGAGAAGATGAACGCGAGTATCAGAGCGATCACGAGACCAGCTGGGATGAGCGGGACGATCGTTATGATAATTTCACGGCTGGACGAGAACGCCTTCAGGAGTTCAATGGACGCATACCGCCgcgcaagaagaagaacagcGGCAACGGGAATCCGAACAATAATCAAAGCCACAATGAAAGTCCTGAGAGCGAGGAGAACAACAGCGAGCAGCGAGATGCAACGGAGAAGGAAAAGAAG AAGCAACAAAGCTTCACTTGGCCGACAGTTGTCACCGTCTTTGTGCTTGCCATGGGCTGTGGATTTTTTGCAGCACGATGA